CATGCCGCCGTAGGTGTCGACGATGATCTTGCGCCCGGTCAATCCCGAATCACCCATCGGCCCGCCGACGACAAAGCGCCCGGTCGGGTTGATGTAGTACTTGGTCTTGGCCGACGCCATTCCGGCCGGCAGCACGGGACGGATGACCTCGTCCATCACCGCTTCCTTCAACGTCTTGTACTTCACGCTTTCGCTGTGCTGGGTCGACACCACCACCGCGTCGATGGCCAGCGGGCGGTTCTCGCCGTCGTAGCGCACGGTCACCTGGCTCTTGCCGTCGGGGCGCAGAAAATCCAGCGTGCCCTTCTTGCGCACGTCGGCCAGCCGCTTGGCCAGCTTGTGTGCGGTCATGATCGGCATCGGCATCAGCTCGGGCGTTTCGTCGCAGGCATAGCCGAACATCATTCCCTGATCGCCGGCGCCCTGCTCGTCGCGCGTGTACACGCCCTTGCCGTCGACGCCCTGGGCGATGTCCGGCGACTGCTGTTCCAGCGCCACCATGATGCCGCAGGTCTTCCAGTCAAAGCCCATGTCGCTGTGGCTGTAGCCGATCTCTTTGACCACGTTGCGCACGATCTTCGGGATGTCGATCTGCGCCGACGAGGTGACCTCGCCGGCCACCATCACGAAGCCGGTCTTGGTCAGCGTCTCGCACGCCACGCGCGAGGTCTTGTCGTCCTTGATCAGCGCGTCCAGAATCCCGTCCGACACCTGGTCGCACAATTTGTCAGGGTGGCCCTCGGTGACACTTTCGGACGTGAAAAGCGATTCGGACATCGGCTGCTCCTTCAACAAAAAGGGACGGGATCAGGACGGGAAACGAAGCGGGTGCGAAGTTTCCCAGCGGTTCCCGCGCGAGTCAATCACACAGCACAAAAAAGGGGACCGGGCGCGGGCCCGCTGGAGCGGTGCCTTGGCCGGCCCGGTCCAGTGTTAAACTTTGCCGGTGGAGCCGCTCAAAAAGTATCGGAAGTCCGGTCTCGAGCACTTCATCAAGTTCGTACGCGATCTGCAGATCTCGTCGCCGCGCCAGATCTTCGCCCGGCTGGAAGAACTGGGATATCGCGGCCAACCGGAAGCGCGCCGCGCGCTGTCGCTGACCGCGTACCGCCACGTCCGGCGCATCAAACGCATCTATCTGGACGGCGTGAAACGCGAACAGCTTTTGCCGAAATCGAACACATTGCTGGCCGGTCCCACCGGCTGCGGCAAGACCTTCCTGATCGAACTTCTTTTCCAGCAGATCCTGCGTCTGCCCACTGTCATCATCGACATCACCACGTACTCGGAGACCGGCTACGTCGGCCAGGATCCCAGCACCATCCTCACCCGCCTGCTGCACGCGGCCGACGACAATCCGCTGCTGGC
The Polyangia bacterium genome window above contains:
- the metK gene encoding methionine adenosyltransferase; the protein is MSESLFTSESVTEGHPDKLCDQVSDGILDALIKDDKTSRVACETLTKTGFVMVAGEVTSSAQIDIPKIVRNVVKEIGYSHSDMGFDWKTCGIMVALEQQSPDIAQGVDGKGVYTRDEQGAGDQGMMFGYACDETPELMPMPIMTAHKLAKRLADVRKKGTLDFLRPDGKSQVTVRYDGENRPLAIDAVVVSTQHSESVKYKTLKEAVMDEVIRPVLPAGMASAKTKYYINPTGRFVVGGPMGDSGLTGRKIIVDTYGGMGRHGGGAFSGKDPSKVDRSACYYARYIAKNVVAAGLARRCEVQLAYAIGVAEPVSILVHTFGTGAVSEDRLAEIVKANFDCRPGALIRELGLLRPIYQKTAAYGHFGRSDSDFYWERTNKADALKSAAKKLVPVSSSGSNGHIGGKAPGKAKRRPVVELPEV